From the genome of Denticeps clupeoides chromosome 17, fDenClu1.1, whole genome shotgun sequence:
tgtaaatgttatgttGTTAGTTATAATCTGATTAGgaatatttggttttattttttagaacacctgctattaacctgacttttaattaatcaattggtgttagaaatagctcatatgaaaagctaaaaccctaccaaatgatgtttaatgcattgaaatgaattagtttcactgaaaaaagacagaaagatcaGGACAAAAGTtgttgcctatacagaaattgaacacatttactgcaaatacaaatgaagtagtggtgctgtgagatccaaatatTTAATATCTTCTATGACTTActtgagcttgaaggactgcatctatgcggtttggcaaggattcatgcaatttattgatgaagttatcaggaatagcaaaagaaagcagtcttgcatgcctcccagagttcatcaatattctttggttgcgtcttccatgcttcctctttcatcctaccccacacatgctcaatgatgttcatgtctggtgactgggtaTCTTCTTCGCCATGAGGAACTTTgttgtggagatggaagtatgtgctACAtacttttatggttgggaatatagaAGGGGAAggtagaatataaaatatttcttggtatttcagactatttatgttttcttccaccctgcagatctctcgcactcccccatactggatgtaaccccagaccatgatttttccgccaccaaacttcactgttttctgggtgaatctcagatccatgcaggctccagtaggtctcctgcaatatttgcggtgattgtggtgtaattcaacagaagattcatcttaaaaatccaccttctgccacttttccagcatccatccctttagcaggctgtgggccttggcaaatgccacacggtttttcaattgtcttttgttttgtgctggtTTCTGGGCACttattcgaccatggaggccatttcgagacagaaactgttctggttgacacagggacttcaggtgagctctgctgcagtggacttctggggtctgcctgacctgggagtgtcaaaaacgtctccagtctcttcaaatcttttttttttttatcttctgtacttgacgctgagacatgctgaaggtgtctgccacatcagcagtggatctgagtgaatcttaggcatgtttgcagaggtctagttgcagttgatgtgaaggtctagtttTTATACACaactgagacctaattgatccattattagtcacaggtgaagctcatatgacaacacttatgtctttgcaataTTGAATTgtgctttaccaagctttgaattagaatactttttgacagttttgttttgcactgaacaAAATGAGCAAtatcttgttaaaaaaaaaaatcttcattagaaatatatttcagcagcacttgaggtcaatttgtacacaagcgacaagacttttgtctgGGACTGTATATGGACCGTAACCCTCTTGTTTTCCTGAACAGGATGCTCATCAATGCATTATGTGTCTGTATCTACAAGGGTTCAGCCTGGACTTCAATTACAAGAAGGGAATGGAGAATATTTTTGAAGATACCTTTCCCGGTCATGCtgacttgacttttttttttttttacagtggatTTTGaattttgggggggtggggtgttaCGTCTGCAtgtgggtttgtttgtgtttgtttcttttagGCACAGTTGGTGGCTTGATAGGTGGCATCCACTTATTGGCTGGGACTGAAGCTTGTGCCTTTGAAAAGAGCCGTGGTGCCTCCTGCACTTTCGAGGCTTATCCGGAGCTCTGATCTACCTAACTGTCTTGCTTTGATCCTGTgtatctttttgttttataattctaTATTGTTTTCCCttatttgtaaatatatattctttaaaGTCTTGGCCGTAGTTCACTGCATTTTGCTTTCCCCACACTTATTTGTTTACATCcaatgctactaccacccaggctCAAATTAACTGGTCATCTTGATCTCTCACCATGCTTCCTTCATTGTTCCCAACCATGGTGTTGTAGCTGCCAGTCAGCCGCCGCAGTTCAGTAACTTCAAACGTCACGTCCAGCCCATTGGGCAGGGCATCAGCTCCTGGTTTAAATTAGATATTAAAATCACAGCTAGTCTTGACATTATTGGAAAATAATGACAAATTTAGCTGAGAGAAATTCTGGcaatacacagcacacaatgcacaaatgtgtcctctgcatttaaccaatcaaccATAAGtgaacagccatgaaaggcacccaggagcagtgtggtgggatggcactttgctcaaggggacctcagtgacaccttggcggtttgagatttgaacctgcaaccttctggttacgagtccactttcttacctgctaggccaccactgccctgtgatGTTACAGTCATAAAGAAATGTCAAGTTAAATtgtaatataaatacaataatgaTCAATTTGAGACTGCCTTGTGAGATACTCGTGCACTAAACTAAGCATTCATCCTGAAGCAAACAACTGCTTCACAACCCACAACGAtaacatatcttttttttaagtgaagtgattgtcacatgtgatacacagcagcacagcacacggtgcacacagtgaaatttgtcctctgcatttaacccatcaccctgagtgagcagtgggcagccatgacaggcgcccagggagcagtgtgtggggacggtgctttgctcagtgacacctcagtggcaccttggcagatcgggattcgaaccgccaaccttctgattacggggccgcttccttaaccgctaggccaccactatgaTTACCACTATGATTAAATGCGGTGGGTATAAAAGTAAACTACTTTCAGTGGGTCACATATTTTACAATCATTACAAGATATCATTCTGATTACCTTATTTAACTTTATGCACAACCCCTGACCCCTCAATTTCTCCACTGCACTTACCTTGTGATGTGTCAATGACAACTTCCACCTGTCTGAATATCCCCAGACGTAGCAGCTTCTGCCTGGCTTCATGAGATTTCTTCATTACCTGGAACGCAATTATACAACATTCAAATCTGGAGCAGAATGCTTCATCTGTCAACACTGACTCACATCACATTAGTACTCACATCGATGAGGTTTCTGGCCTTGAAAACATCAGCAATTTCATATGTGAGGAGGTCTTCTTTAGTCCTACCCAGGCCATCTACATGCACCCGCTGTACAACAACCTAAATCATTACAAACGGTTTTCAGTCCTTGCAATGAAATCTTCCGAATTTActtcagaaatgaagaaaatacaTCAATCAGATTTAAGAAAGATCTCACATCTTTGTTTTCAAGAACCtcttgttttgtttcatgctCTGGCTCTGGCAGGTCCAGATCATCAGCATGAACGCCCAGTTCAGGTCCCTGCATTGGCAGGGGGTCGAGACTCTGCAGGtgtgaacagtaaaaaaaaaaagtcacgacCGAGAACCTTTCTTCAGGTTTCTGTCTTACGTTATATTGCTTTTCCACGTAGTGAAGCATGCAGCACGAAGCTCGTCTTTCTATTGTACTCTGCTATTGATAAAAGCTATATGCGAGCAAGATTAAGAGCTTCATACAATCAATAACACCGGACTATAATTAAGGTGAACAAATTGCTTCAAATTGCTGTTGCACCACCATAAGAGTGAGGGTGATCAGTAACAGTAACGTATTAGTTACTACTtgtatattaataataagaatttCGGCTTCGTTGAGCGTGTGTGAACGAAGGTGGGGCTGCTCAGCTCTTAGGCTACAGAGTTTACAGACTGACACTGAGCAGAGGTCATATGGGGAAATGCTGCAGCTACGCCTCAATGGCGCCTGTTCTTACCCGAGCGTGAACAGTCCCCATCTCTATCTATCGAGCGGACGAAAAAACAGAATCCGCCCGGTGCCGGTAAGAAAAGCGGGAGTCAGCGAAGATGTCAGAGTACAGAATCAAGCTCCACTATCGCGGGATCTCATGACAGTTCTTGTCTAGGCTTCTTCTTCGTTTGTGTTTAAGGTAAGGATTTATTTTCAACACCGCCCCCTGGCGGACTGACGTCAAGTCATCCCTGCGAAACGGTCGCTCTTAGTCTCGTGTAGAAGTGAGAGGGATCGATCATACAATCGAGTCCCCCTCCTGTCCCCACCTTCTCAGTAAAGTCTCAAGACATAACCAGCGTTTCTTTCTGTCTCTATCTTTGCTCCTACAAGTGTATACATTAACAGTATGAATTGCTTAAAGGTTTTGAAAAGCATGCAAGTACAAAAATGAGATTTGGACATTTGGTCGCTTCCTTCCACCACCAGGGAACCACAGACAAGAACAGCCTATACTGCAACAACCTTGTGAGCAGGTTTACCAAGGCCAGGCAACATGAGATGGATGTTTTTTAatggattttattaatataatttgtaTCCCACAGGTATCATTTTGGTACATTTGAAACTGAATATAAAACCTCCCATATAAAAAggttaaagggaaaaaaaatcataatcataatgttTCAAATACATGTTCAAGTTAAATACAGAGCGGTTTAACAGtcaaaaaatataaacatacaGTCATTTTTGTGTCAACACAcactttgtgtcattttgtgtcaCATCACTTCTAAATACTGGTTAGTAGGAtaacaattttaaaataaatctctAAAGTTTATTAACCAAACAAATACCTGCTGTAGTAAGTCCATACCAAGCCACAATTAATGTAATTACTCCAGTAAAGTTTGTTTCaagaagcatttacatttacagcatttatcagacgcccttacaaccagtagttacagggacagtctccctggagcaacttagggttaagtgtcttgctcagggacacaatggtagtaagagggattcgaacccgggtcttctggttcataggcgagtgtgttacccactaggctactaccaccctagaagCAGCaaggaaatgcaaaaaaaattgtgttgatACCATTTAACAAGACATTAACTGTCTGTTAAGTCTGTCCATTAACTATTAAAATCAGATGTGAATTGtgattaatgaaattaatttagAATTCCAACGAAATTATATTTTAACAGGGAACAGTATTCTTTTTAGGCACGTAATGACAAAGTTTAAGAAGATGAACTGCCTTTAGAAACTGCTGCCATGATAAACATAACAATCATGAGGCACACCAACCCCATGGGTTGGTGTATTTTAGATCAGGAAGGAATGTAAAAAGTCACCATATGATATCTTTCCGGACATTTCATTgtcaaagaaagagaaaagctgAAAGAAGTCTTCCTCAGAGAGTTTCACATTGTTTCGCCTCATAACCTgttaaaaagaaatgcaattatttaaaatgaggtTGTGTCCAGTAGTTAACCTTATCTGCATAATTAGTATTATAtcgcttgtttgttttttgacaAATTTAGGATACCTTGGTAAACTCATGAAGTGAAACCTTTCCACTCCGGTCTCGgtcaaaaaatgaaaagcactgCTTCATGGACCTCCAGGACTGGCGAACAGGGTCACATATTCTCAGCATGACCTCTACGTACTCTGCATTCAGAGGTCCTGTCCTGACCTAACAGCCATACATATGTTTCAGTTGTAGCAACTTCATGAATCATGAAAtatgtcaaaaataaataaataaatgtaacatccACTACATGTGCTTACTGGCGTTTTTGGGAGTGGCACTTTATTTCTCTTAAATGCATTGATGGTCTGAGGTCTGGTCATGAGCACAAAGTGGTGCAGGAAGTTGGTGTATGAGAATCTCCCAGTGTTCTTCATGTTGTACTGAAGAGCCAGGTGCTCCAATTCCAGCTCAGACATCTCAATATAGAGATCCTTCAGAATGcctgacaacaaaaaaaaaatgagagaaatcCTTTTAAAAAGTCATTCTTATGCATGGAGATATTGTGTCTTTTGATATTGTTGGTATTTTCCCCACATTCCGTGAGGTTGTAATACCCAAGAATCTGATGGTATCAATGTCTCCTAGCCTCTCTGAATCGACCTGCCAGCACCTCCTCTGAATCTCCTTCCAGTTGCTCTGGATTTGAGAATGGAGCCCTGTCTCCAGAGCATCAGAGCTCAGTAGTGGGGTTGTCCTGGCCCCTGCCGTAGATGGACGCTTCGTCTGCTGAGGAAGCTCTACTGACTAAGAAGAGAACCTCACTAGGTTGTGGAAATGATAAAACActccataaaaaaaaggtttaactaattaattatatattttgcaATTAAGTAATTGTAGCAGCATGTGATACACTGTTTTGCAATACAGGCAAAAACAGATCATGAACATCTGTACCATTATTGACCCAGTGGAACTTGAGGCAGTTTTGGGACGTCTGACAAGTTTGCCCTTAGTCGCTGTAGATGGCACCAGTGATGTGGGTCCTTCACTCTTCTGACTGACAGGCCTGCTTCTGTCATCACTAAATACCTTCAGGAACTTACGGTACTCCAGGTTACCAGAGGAGTTGACTGGCAGAACATTCCACAAGTTGTCAAGCTAAAAGAATtggaaataatatattatagaGAATTCAAATATTCAATTATTAAGATGAACCCTAATCATTTACTAAACAAGTTTTACAAAACCCGGTTtcaaaaaagtttggacactgtacaaattgtgaataaaaaaggaatgcaatgatgtggaagtttcaaatttcaatattttattcagaatacaacATAGATGAcatcaaatgtttaaactgagaaaaataCGTTGATTTCAAATTTCATTGCATCAACACATctcaaaaagttgggacaaggccatgtttaccactgtgtggcatcccctcttctttttttaacagtcTGCAAATGTCTGGGGACTGAGGAGACAAGTTGCTCAAGTTTAGGAATAGGAATGTTGTCCCATCCTTCTTGTTCTTCAACTGTCTTAGGTATTCTTTATCTTCTTTTCTATGGGTAAAATATCTGGACTGGAGCAAATGTTGTTCTAGAAATGGGATATAACTTtcagcattgatggtgcctttaCAGATGTTCCCTTGTCCTCTTTAGTCCAGATGGCGTCACAGTGttccaaaaagaacttcaaATTTGGATTGGTCTGACCACAAAACAGTTTCCAACTTTGCCACAGTCCATTttaaatgggcagtggtggcctagcggttaaggaagcggccccataatcagaaggttgccggttcgaatcccgatctgccaaggtgccactgaggtgccactgagcaaagcaccgtccccacacactgctccccaggcgcctgtcatggctgcccactgttcactcagggtgattggttaaatgcaggggacaaattgcactgtgtgcaccgtgtgctgaaaatcacttcactttttattttaaatgagccTTGGCTCAGAGAAAACACCTGTGCTTCTGAAACATGTTTAgatatggtttttttttttgacctatAGAGTTTTAGCTGGCAACGGTGAATGGAatggtggattgtgttcactgacaatgttCTCTGGAAGTCCTGAGCCCATGTTTTATTTCcattacagtagcattcctgtATGTGATGCAGTGCCATCTAAGGGCACGAAGATCACAGGCATCCTATATGGTTTGTGGCTTTGACCCTTAcacacagagattgttccagattctctgaatctttggATGATATTATGCACTGTAAATGATGATAACATCAAATTCAATTTTTCTCTGGAGAAACtcctttctgatattgctccactattTTTTGCCACAGCATTGGTGATCCTCTTCCCATCTTgacttctgagagacactgccactctgagagGCTCTTTTATACCCAATTATGTTGCTAATTGACCTAATAAGCTGCAAATTGGTTATAGGTGCATTTAACTTTTCCGGCCTCTTATTGCTACCTATTTggcatgacattttaaaatgtctcacTTTCAACATCTGACATGTCATCTATagtctatttttaataaaatagaaGTTTATAAGATTTGTAAATTAttggatttcttttttattcacaatttgcaGAGTGAATCgggtttgttttaaaaaatgctattttGTGCCAGTTCACTCCAAGTCACCAGTTGTGGGGTGTAGTGGTTCAACGAATGGGATTAATAAGTGGTCAAAGTTGTAAGCACTCCCTCTATTGGAGACTGAGACTCAGACTTATTATGAAAgatgaaataattataattactgTGTGTTCTCACTTCAGTACAGTTGGATTCCCCCATAACATACTTCTCAGTCAAATACAGGTGTGTATATCAGTATGGATATCAGTCAACAATAAATGGAATTCATATTAGTAGTAAAATTATGAATACATGAGATATATAGGTCAAATAAGCATGTGTTACTGTATTTTAATAAGGGGCAGGACCTTGCATTGATGAGTTCTTCCTGGGGTATGACCGTAAATCAAGTCTTGCATCATTCATTTTCTTACCTGCTCACAAGTCAGTCTCATGAAGTGGCGATCACAAATTAGCCTGAAGTCTTCTTTGGAGATCAAATTTATCTGGGCATAATCAAGGTCCACCATGTCTTTCGCAATGGTGTGGATACGGGTGCTCACCACATCCTGGATTCTTTGCAGGACATCACTGGTTGATAATGGGTGGATCTGATGTGGGAACCTCAACTGGTCCACTTTATCCAGCCATTCCAAAGATGTCTTTCAAAATAATGCAGAATAAAGTGACACAGTGCAGAAATTATTTGATTAGATAAAACGCACAGTTTCATTTTCTACTTCACCTCTTCTTGATTAAGGTGGAAGTCATGTAAAAATTCCTTCCAGTTTACCACACTGCCCTCTCCCTCTTTAACACCCAGCATCACCAGTAGATGTTTAAACTGCAGATCAGACATTTTGATGCAAAAGCTGTCCAGGACACGTCGGAATTCTGGTAAAGAAATGGCACCATCTTTTGTCTtatcaaacacaacaaaagcctagaaaaatggaataaaaggaTATAACATCAAGTTTGCACACTTGTAAAGACCGaatcattttaatatgaaattatGGTACCTTGTGGAGGGTTTCAGATGAGGTAGTGACCAGTTCTCTTAATTTCTGTAAGGCCCTGTTGGGGCTCAGTTCATCTCCATCCTCTCCCTCCACTCTAGATGTCACCTCAGGTCCTTTAAAAGGAGACTGAATCTGAGATCCTGTCAAGGTAGACTCAACTACGGGGACAGAGTCTGGACATCCAACAAGATGCTCAAGGAAGTCCAGATATGACACCTTATTGATATGTGTCTTGATTCCAAGGCTGACAAAGATACAATCCTCATATTAATGTGCTATTAAATTACATCATCATACAATTATAATTGTTTTGAAATACACCACCAGTCATACATTGACCCAAATTCTATGGACTATATTAATTTCAATACAGGAAACATTGAATTTTCTAATGTTAGTATGAATCAGAGTTGCTTATTTGCCTTCATGACTACTTTGTGCACTATTGTCATCATAAGCAGCTTCCTGAGATGTTAAGCAGCCAACatgctgtgaaaaaaaacatttgactgCTTCCTGActtatttgcatgtttgtcacacttttaaaatgatgacattttacattttatggaaaGCTGGGCTCACCCTGATTCCTGCCAAACAAGTTGAATCAAAAGATCACTtaaatagacatttacatttacatttatggcattgaagtccttatccagaacgacatTCAAGCTTTCATGTTActatcaatgaagtaatcagttcaggtccactaggaccccaactttgaatacaataattttttcactctgttgtagttttgccttgcataagtcagactattaGAAAGCTACAAGATAGACTAAGAAAGGAAAGGAATGTCTTAAGctgcatttgaaaatactcagcaactGTCGCACAACATCTTAATAACAGATCCCCAAGACtgacaaaacaaatgttttttttcggtGGGTGTGGATCCTCCCTGAACTGTGACCTCAAGCTGACGAACACCTGAGTTCTCAATCAGGACAATGATCTAGGTTCACTGCTTTGGAGAACCTCAAAATTTTACATAACATATTTACTGTTTTGCAACGTAAAACAAATATCTATAGACTGGtgatttatgtgaaactgtatATGCATTGATGGAACATACGTATCCAGTAGATGTGTTAGCTTCGTCTGCTCTGTCTGGAAGCCATGTTTTCCCAATAACAACAATAGATCATCTATTGGAATATACCCCTTGCTCTTCTCCAGCCCAATAAAGGTAGCGTTCATGTCCTCAAAGTTGTTTTTAAGACACTTTCTGTCAAGAGAGAACAATTTGGCTGCCATTAAACTGCACTAAACATAATGCAGCAAGACATTTTAGGCTTTAAAATAGTAGTGTACTCAGTGCCTCTCTATCTTCAgtctgcaacaacaaaaaattgtGTTCATACATGTAGTGGTCAGAGGTGGTGATGATGCAGCTCTTTATTGATTTGATGGCTGCTATTTGAGGCTTGGCTTTTGAGGAAATGGCTTTATGTGACTTTTCAATAGAACATTTTGCACTCCATAGAGGTCACACTTTTGAGGTCCCTAAATGTCAAGGAGCTTTCAGGACTGTTGTTCAGTGCCCTCATGCTATAGACATCTGCCCATGACTAGTTTTTTCACTAATGGCAACTGGTGGTGTTTTCTTTTGGGCTGAACAGCATTTGGAGCCCTTGGTTCACAGTGGTGTTTCAATCTGCTGAAAAGTGGCCACCTTATTGTAAGTTGGAATACCAGATGTAACTGGAACCGGAACCCAGATTCTCTCCTCTAATCTCACCTTAAATCTTTCAGCAGGGTGTCCAGGTTGGGTGTCTTTGGTATAGTTCCATCTCCCTGTGGCTCTGAACTAGTGTCTGGCAGACTTAATACACTGGTAAGACCAGGGGCACTTCTTTTGCCCTCAGATAACCCGGTCATCTTCAGCAAGAACTCTGACTGGGTAATAAACCCCTTCCCTCCCTCATCGTATCTATTTAACAACAATTtcagaaatatttcattaaaatatgctGAGACCAGTCAATAAATCAAAGAGGAGAAATTCTTACCTCATCCACAGTTTCTCAAATTCTCTGGGACTGATTGGTAAAGGGTACTTATATAATAAATCTTTCAATACTTTCTTAGTGATTATGGCATCAGCACCAGTGCTGAAGAAAGCCTAAAACACAGTAATACTGTTTTATTTACAAGTTACCCACTGTACAGAATATTCTtgcatttaattattaaatagcAGGGATAAAGATATGAAGACTACACACCTTTGACAGTTCAGGCCAGTTATTCCTCATATTTAAGATGAGATAGTTATGAACCTGTTCACATGCTTGATCAAGCAAATGGTCCGACCTAGAaagattattttaatgtttatatGATGGGTAATACAGTATAACTGATAACACACTATATATAAGAATctgttaataatacatttagtgTTTGAGCCCACAATGAGGCGCAGCAATCAATGTGAATTTGTGAGAATATCAGAGGGTGCACCTGACCTCCTGCCAACACTGTGGATCCTTCGGAGGAATTCTGAGTAGTTCAGGGTTGCACCCAGTCTCAGCCCCATCAGGTCTAGCAGTCGCTGATACTCCTTCTCCATCATGACAAACATGAGGCTGTTGTACAGGTTTCTGAAGTCATTACGATCAACAAGGCCATCGTGGTTCCAATCCATCAGATGGAAGGCAGTGAGAAGATCCTGGGTGAAAAgcacatgaaaatgttttttattaggGGCATCTGAGAGAAAATTGCATGAAAATCACAAGGCCCTTTGGCATTCTTTGTATGAATGTTGCATACTTGTTGATTATGTTTGTTATGCTcaaagacaaaatatttaaaattgaaaTAGCAAAGTGTATTACATTTTAGGCAGGAAAATTACCCCATGCACATCCTTGATTCTCTTCTTTAGCTGAGACATACAGATTTCTGCTGAGAGGAATTCTAACTTCTTTTCCTCAGTGTCTTCACTAATCTCCTGGGATCTGCTCTCTAAACAGAAGCAATTTACAAAGTTATATAAATTAGGACTGAAATAAGAAATCTATTTAAACGATTATAATCAGTTATTAAAATAGTTCCCAGCTAATTTGCTAATTAGTTTTGTGTCATTAAGTTGTTGTCATCGTAACAGATACAAATATTTCTGGTGCTTCCTGAGAAAAGCAATTATGGTGGTCAGTTGCAAATTGTGCTTCTCTTTGATTCTCGACTGAAGAGTGACTGCATGGGATTCTCAGTGCAACTCTcaaaatatcttaaaaaaaaaaaaaaaaaaaaaaaacttttcggTATCATGGTTTATGGAAAAGACTAcaaaactcaaaaaaaaaaaaaaaaaaaaaatcacatccagCTCGTGCTGGACGCCAGGAAAATTATTACAGGTATTACTAAAGCTTAGCCAATGATAAACAATAAtcaaaagaaattaaaacaagttcCCAAACTTTTTCATATTACTGTATTTGCAACGCAAACAAAGACATGGCATGGCATGTTAGCACAACACCTTAGCATGAGAatttaaaaagacagaaaataaaataaagagcaaatgtgaaatgacagacaatacagaaaacacatcagCTA
Proteins encoded in this window:
- the efcab6 gene encoding EF-hand calcium-binding domain-containing protein 6 isoform X1, translating into MSSVASSLGLEKLYPTSRGLVIAPRPMSSHQPQTRNILKRKTLRSESVQSVADQNLSVADLESLLPQKVEEKKGDLKAAFEAFDTERSFTITKGEFRRVIEHFLIPLNHSQFEGLLVNVPKKSNGSIAYLEFLQRYSRFSTKTRLHSATRSQQNLSLGVLQCRLKDKIGNNLKNITRAFRLFDFNRDGQIQQHELRRVLESYCFPMSHLEFQRLWSHYSPNNKHTLSYRNFLERLGTDCDNYRKLAPDSVKLALNWDAVSQEHKIKPRKCSWATPDTSVETLDEIHAKFLKKMRVNNGLVLKALKIFDVTGDGFVSQEDLKSVLSSFLFPMNHSTFQSLLSRFRISTSNPVEWKKFLDLFVDKDQPSMDMDPVPSSHDPPNFKVAIKRLQKHVQEVYPLLKRAFMVFDENKTGVLTQAEVRRVLEALTFCMTDQHCRRLLELLDTESTGVIDYQHFLDIFHSQNSILKRLAQKKSGAPPAQKLLPQTPMEPTDTWATVQAILRDKLSEQQEAVLKSLTQLDQAQNGTVSLPEFQRVVQNYGLPLSDLHFHRLSAAFVESGVVHYKKVLKNLGVLKRSDVSRSPDSEVERLQECLTTSSQDPKAALEERYFKKIKDDCRLNLDTEQSEVGGPISHSEFTAKFEESRSQEISEDTEEKKLEFLSAEICMSQLKKRIKDVHGDLLTAFHLMDWNHDGLVDRNDFRNLYNSLMFVMMEKEYQRLLDLMGLRLGATLNYSEFLRRIHSVGRRSDHLLDQACEQVHNYLILNMRNNWPELSKAFFSTGADAIITKKVLKDLLYKYPLPISPREFEKLWMRYDEGGKGFITQSEFLLKMTGLSEGKRSAPGLTSVLSLPDTSSEPQGDGTIPKTPNLDTLLKDLRKCLKNNFEDMNATFIGLEKSKGYIPIDDLLLLLGKHGFQTEQTKLTHLLDTLGIKTHINKVSYLDFLEHLVGCPDSVPVVESTLTGSQIQSPFKGPEVTSRVEGEDGDELSPNRALQKLRELVTTSSETLHKAFVVFDKTKDGAISLPEFRRVLDSFCIKMSDLQFKHLLVMLGVKEGEGSVVNWKEFLHDFHLNQEETSLEWLDKVDQLRFPHQIHPLSTSDVLQRIQDVVSTRIHTIAKDMVDLDYAQINLISKEDFRLICDRHFMRLTCEQLDNLWNVLPVNSSGNLEYRKFLKVFSDDRSRPVSQKSEGPTSLVPSTATKGKLVRRPKTASSSTGSIMSVELPQQTKRPSTAGARTTPLLSSDALETGLHSQIQSNWKEIQRRCWQVDSERLGDIDTIRFLGILKDLYIEMSELELEHLALQYNMKNTGRFSYTNFLHHFVLMTRPQTINAFKRNKVPLPKTPVRTGPLNAEYVEVMLRICDPVRQSWRSMKQCFSFFDRDRSGKVSLHEFTKVMRRNNVKLSEEDFFQLFSFFDNEMSGKISYGDFLHSFLI